Genomic segment of Harmonia axyridis chromosome 6, icHarAxyr1.1, whole genome shotgun sequence:
ttatttcctccaatgtttctcattcttactcttttcatcgtattgcagagggacgaaagcttgacacacgtgtctaagaaaaccactttggtataagggactgttcttattccctttttttcgtttaatgaacaattattcaagtaagtcatttcacattgttgattttcttggactcggatgtcacgcaggtagctataatctcatacgtagtaaggtcaattgctgctgtaaccacaaatggagggctgaattctgttgttgatttcatttgtttgttatttccttcaatgtttcttactctaacattttttatcgtattgcagagggacgaaagcttgacacacgtgtataaggaaaccactttggtataagggactgctcttattccctttttttttgtttaatgaaaaattgttcaagtgagccattctacattgttgatttcctcccacgtggtaaggtcaattgctgctgtaaccacaattggacggctgacttctgttgttgatttcatttgtttgttatttccttcaatgtttctttctctaacagtttttgtcgtattgctgacggacgaaagcttgacacacgtgtctgaggaaaccattttggtataagggactgttcttattcccttttcaattgtttaatgaacaattgttcaagtaagctattccacattgttgattttcttggactcggatgtcacgcaggtagctataatctcccacgtggtaaggtcaattgctgctgtaaccacaattggacggctgacttctgttgttgatttcatttgtttcatatttctttcaatgtttctcattctaacaattttcatcgtattgcacaggtacgaaagcttgacacacatgtctaaggaatccacattggtatgagggactgttcttattcccttctgtttgttcaatgaacaattatcaaagtaagccattccacattgttgattttttattgtttaatgaacaattgttcaagtaagccattccacattgttgattttctcacacgtggtaaagtcaattgctgctgtaaccacaattggacggctgaattctgttgttgatttcatttgtttgttatttccttcaatgtttctcattctaacaattttcatcgtattgcacagggacgaaagcttgacacacgtgtctaaggaatccacattggtatgagggactgttcttattcccttttttctgttagatgaacaattatccagataagccatttcacattgttgattttcttggactcggatgtcatgtcggtagctataatctcccacgtggtaaggtcaattgctgctttaacaataaatggacggctgacttctgttgttgatttcatttgtttgttatttaattcaatgtttttcattctaacaattttcatcgtattgcacagggacgaaagcttgacacacgtgtctaaggaatccacattggtatgagggactgttcttattcccttctttctgttagatgaacaattatccagataagccatttcacattgttgattttcttggactcggatgtcatgtcggtagctataatctcccacgtggtaaggtcaattgctgctttaacaataaatggacggctgacttctgttgttgatttcatttgtttgttatttaattcaatgtttctcattctaacacttttcatcgtattgcacagggacgaaagcttgacacacgtgtctaaagaaaccacattgatataatggactgttcttattctcttctttttgtttaatgaacaattatccaagtaagccatttcacattgttgtttttcttggtctcggatgtcacgcaggtagctataatctctcaattggtaaggtcagttgctgctgtaaccacaaatgcacgactgacttctgttgttgatttcatttgtttgttatttccttccatcttcctcattctaacacttttcatcgtattgcacagagacgaaagcttgacacacgtgtctaaggaaaccattctggtataagagactgtcctttttctcttttttattgtttaatgaacagttatttaagtaagacattccacattgttgatttttttggactcgaatgtcgtagctataatctcatacgtggtaaggtcaattgctgctgtaaccacaaatggacggctgacttctgttgttgatttcatttgtttgttatttccttcaatgtttcttactctaacactttttgtcgtattgctgacgaacgaaatcttgacacacgtgtctaaggtaaccattctggtataagggactgttcttattccctttcttattgtttaatgaacaattgttcaagtaagccattccacattgttgattttctcacacgtggtaaggtcaattgctgctgtaaccaaaactggacggttgacttctgttgttgatttcattcgtttgttatttccttcaatgtttcttactctaacactttttgtcgtattgctgacgaacgaaatcttgacacacgtgtctaaggaaaccactctggtataagggactgttcgcattcccttttttttgtttaatgaacagttattcaagtaagccataccacattgttgattttcttggactcgaatgtcacgcaggtagctataatctcatacgtggtaaggtcaattgctgctgtaaccacaaatgcacgactgacttctattgtcgATTATAGATATATTTGCTTTTAGCAAATTCTTTTTGGAAGGAAATATGTAACGCACCTAAACTAACCAATGAGTCAGTGGATGGTCTGAGAAATTTATTAGCAATATTTTCGGAGAATTTAACAGCTCTGAAAAATCTTAATTTGCCTATTGAAGATTGGGATTTTATTCTATTTCATTCGCTCATACAGAAATTAGATATAGCAACAATTAAGAGATTTGAGCTGCAAGAATGTTCCACAGAAATTCCTTCATATCGTGCTCTTtataaatttctcaaaaatcaaTGTATTTCTTTAGTCACTTAAGTTCTCGGTTTCACAACGCGTGAATGCATCATCAAGTGATAAGCCTTATAAAAAAAGTTCAACATTTCTTACTCAGTCAAATTCGCCGAACAAATTTTCATGCAGCTATTGTAATGCTAACCATTCAATTTATAAATGCTCTTCTTTTCTCAATGAACCTCCATCAGCAAGATTGCAAATCGTTAAAGACAAAAATTGGTGTATTAACTGCCTTCATTCGGGACATAGAGTATCGGGGTGTTCGTCGAAATCTACTTGCCGTCATTGTCATAAGAGTCATCACACATTGTTGCATTTAGGGACAATTGATCCATCTCCTGAAACAATTGATCCTTGTAATGAAATTCCATCTACTTCCATGGTATGCCGCTCTCAAGTGTTAACAAACATATCTGCATCGCCAGCTACTGTGTTGCTAGCTACTGCGCGGGTTGAAGTCTTAGATGCTCGAggtcaatatcaaaatattcgCATTCTTTTAGATCCAGGCTCCCAAACGAATATAATCACACAAAAATGCGTAAAAAGGTTAGGACTTGAATGTTTTAAAACCCCTCTTGCTATCTTTGGCCTTGGTGAAATATCAGCATCTGTTTCTGATTCCATAACATGTACAATTCGTCCGATAGGGTCCATAAATCCATCTTACACTATTGATGCAGTCGTATTGCCGAAGATTTGTTCTAATATGCCTAACAACTTTCTACCCTACCATGAGTGGTATTCTCTTTCTAATATCAAACTGGCTGACCCAACCTTTCATTCTCCTGGTCCAGTTGATATGCTAGTAGGAGCAGCTATCTTTCCTCTCATTCTGAGAACAGGTCGTTTGCCAGGTAATCTGAAACAACCTTCTGCGTTACAAACTGTATTCGGTTGGATATTGATGGGAAACACCTCTAGTCCATCAGCTAGCATCAGCTCTTTTCACTTAACAGCTAATTCTGTAATTGACTCAACGCTTAGACAATTTtgggaaattgaagaaattcctaaatctgaaatttcttcACCAGATGATGCCCTGTGTGAGAAGATATTTGACGATAATTACTCTCGTGATTCAACAGGTCGTTACACGGTTATGTTACCCTTCAAAGAAGGGATAAACAAATCCTTTGGAGATACATATACCATGGCCTTGCGACGTCTGTTTTCACTGGAACGAAGATTCAAAGCCTCTCCTGATTTCTATAACGAGTACAAGATGTTCATGAAAGATTACCTCGATTGTGGTCACATGACTTTACTCCCAAATGCCAGTCCATCTGTTGACGAATATTATATACCACATCATGCTGTTATCAACCGAAATAGTCCTTCTGCAGAACTTAGAGTAGTGTTTGACTCCTCAGCGAAGGTTTCAGCAATGTGTCCCTGAATGAGATTCTTTTGACCGGTCCAAAGCTCCAGAAAGATGTGATGGCTCTTCTGCTCAATTTTCGGTTTTATAAGGTTGTTTTCACTGCTGACATCAAACAAATGTACAGGCAGATTCTCGTTCACCCATCACATAGACGATTTCAGCGAATTCTTTTCAGATTCTCTCTCTCAGATCCAGTTCGAGTATACGAGTTGAACACTGTTACGTATGGTGTTGCTTCATCTCCCTATATAGCTCTTCGGACGTTGAAACAATTATCTTCTGATGAGGCGATGGCTTTTCCTTCAGCGGTGAGCGTTCTACGGTCCGAAacatatgtagatgacatcttATCAGGTGGAGATAGCTTGGAGGAGGCTCGAGGTTTGCAGGACGAGTTGATTTCTTTATTGAGGCGTGGTGGATTTGAACTCAGAAAATGGTCCAGTAACAGAACTGAGCTAATAGATCATTTTCCTCCAGATCATCGACATCAAGAATCGTTGAATTTCGATGATTCTGTATTGAAAATTCTGGGACTCAGGTGGTTTCCAGCCGGAGATCATTTCTCCTATGTTATAGATTCTACCGAAAGACCAGTTAGAAAACGAACAATTCTTTCAGACTTGGCACGAATCTTTGACCCAATTGGTTTTCTGACACCATTCACTTTCCTGGCCAAACATCTCATCCAACACCTTTGGACTCTAGGTCTGCAGTGGGACGATGTTCCTCCATCGGAACTAACGGATCGTTGGAATCAATGTAAATCCGAGTTGCAGGTTCTTtccactctgcgaataccacgCAGAATCTTCACTCAATCATTTACTAAATGTGAAGTCCACGGATTTGGGGACAGCAGCGAGAAGGGGTATGCCGCTGTTGTTTACTTCCGATTTATTAATCCAGatggttcaataaatatttctttgattGGCGCAAAGTCTCGGGTTTCACCAATCAAACGCATTTCTTTACCTAAGTTGGAGTTATGTGCCGCTCTTCTCCTTTCAAAATTACTTTCcttcataataaaatcatatggACCCTCATTGAAAGTGGATGAAATATTCGCATGGTCAGACTCCACCGTGGTTCTTCATTGGATCAAGTCATCGCCCTATCGCTGGAAGAGTTTCGTGAGCAATCGTACCTCCCAAATTCAGGAATTAGTTCCTCCTGATCGATGGTATTATGTGAAGTCTCAAGATAATCCGGCAGATTATATTCGAGATATTCGAGATGTCGAACGGTGCGGAAGTGTGTAGGAGTTGCTCCGATAACTTTATTGTAAATTCTAAATCAGTTAAATGTGACTTATGTAATGATAATTATCATGCAGCTTGTGTGTCGATTAAGGACACGTgtgtaaaaataattttggaaaaCCCAAATTTAAGGTGGTTTTGTGATACctgtaataataaattaaacacGGTATTAAGTAATGCACCGGTGTTTTCCACCACGAAGGCCGATGTAACTATTCAAAAAACTGAAATAGAATGCCTTAATCGGGAGATTTCtttgatgaaaaaatcagtAGTAGATCTTGATTATACTGTAAGTTTGCAGAaatcattgattaaaaattacgAGACTCAGCTCTCTTCAATTAATAAATATGTACCAGATGTTAATACTGCTATCAACCATCCTGATACAAAAAGTGCAAAACATAAAGATGCAAACAAtctgaatttgaatgaagaagatgCTGGGTTGCCGGCTTGTGCCAACTTTCCTGCTCCTGAGCCTACTAAGGGTTTTCAACAACATAATCCCTCTAATGTGACTTTGAAGTACAGTGTTGCAAAAATACCATCTAATATACATCAAACTAATATTTCTCTCTATGATAAAAACACTTCGAAGACTCATTTAAGTAAAGGTAGCtctaaaaatggaaaaattattgataaaaaatgGTGAATTCTGCAATAGAGTTTGCTCAACAAGCAAcaattaaacagcttcaaactatTGATGTGGATAGTCAAAACAATGCGCCATCTGAGTTCAAATGGCAGCATGTCAAGAAACGAAGCagacaaagaaataaaaatgttgTCATGGGTAATGCTTCATTCAGTTCAGGAGTAAAAACTGTTCCTAAGCTCAGTTATCTACATGTGTCTAGGCTTCATCCAACAACTAAGCCAGATGATCTGAAGAACTTGCTTTTCAAGTCATTTCCTGAGGTTGAAGTTGAGCCCCTTCAAT
This window contains:
- the LOC123683071 gene encoding uncharacterized protein LOC123683071, which codes for MALLLNFRFYKVVFTADIKQMYRQILVHPSHRRFQRILFRFSLSDPVRVYELNTVTYGVASSPYIALRTLKQLSSDEAMAFPSAVSVLRSETYVDDILSGGDSLEEARGLQDELISLLRRGGFELRKWSSNRTELIDHFPPDHRHQESLNFDDSVLKILGLRWFPAGDHFSYVIDSTERPVRKRTILSDLARIFDPIGFLTPFTFLAKHLIQHLWTLGLQWDDVPPSELTDRWNQCKSELQVLSTLRIPRRIFTQSFTKCEVHGFGDSSEKGYAAVVYFRFINPDGSINISLIGAKSRVSPIKRISLPKLELCAALLLSKLLSFIIKSYGPSLKVDEIFAWSDSTVVLHWIKSSPYRWKSFVSNRTSQIQELVPPDRWYYVKSQDNPADYIRDIRDVERCGSV
- the LOC123683070 gene encoding uncharacterized protein LOC123683070 gives rise to the protein MPNNFLPYHEWYSLSNIKLADPTFHSPGPVDMLVGAAIFPLILRTGRLPGNLKQPSALQTVFGWILMGNTSSPSASISSFHLTANSVIDSTLRQFWEIEEIPKSEISSPDDALCEKIFDDNYSRDSTGRYTVMLPFKEGINKSFGDTYTMALRRLFSLERRFKASPDFYNEYKMFMKDYLDCGHMTLLPNASPSVDEYYIPHHAVINRNSPSAELRVVFDSSAKVSAMCP